The Arachis hypogaea cultivar Tifrunner chromosome 16, arahy.Tifrunner.gnm2.J5K5, whole genome shotgun sequence genome contains a region encoding:
- the LOC112805949 gene encoding serine/threonine/tyrosine-protein kinase HT1, whose protein sequence is MSLKKSPQIREKEKGALSPRESPLSSSSKASSSIRDNNKKKYVEPPSPALPSGCCRGFTNNNNVTIKNNATSTTNNGSIVSTSQQNHQRLESKVADLEKEVQKQAELRVMYRKRMERTQDYLRYCLQIAQENGMLDLIVKQPPLSDALSSSSIIASPQVQIPTTTTTTHLARIIDQAKINGWYIDPIEIELQEKIGEGSTADIYKGRWRGFQVAVKCISPEFFHTNQNGVVFFVQELETLSKQRHRFVLQLMGACLDPPQQAWIVTEYLTTNLKEYLHGPGNTRSKERVVPLSPFRERIVMALEIAQAMQYLHRQNPKIIHRDLKPSNIFLDDALHVRVADFGHARFLGDQEMALTGETGTYVYMAPEVIRCEPYNEKCDVYSFGIILNELLTGNHPYIETEYGPTKIAMGVVEDKLRPMLPCDDDSNLMEDLIDLINLCWHANPSTRPSFEAITRTLEIYVKKLYQTISTL, encoded by the exons atgagctTGAAGAAGAGCCCTCAAATTCGTGAGAAAGAGAAAGGAGCATTATCCCCTAGGGAAtcaccattatcatcatcatccaaGGCAAGTTCTTCAATAAGGGACAATAATAAAAAGAAGTATGTAGAGCCACCAAGCCCTGCTTTACCTTCTGGTTGTTGCCGAGGattcactaataataataatgtcacgATCAAGAATAATGCTACTTCTACTACTAATAATGGATCCATAGTGTCAACCTCACAACAAAATCACCAAAGACTCGAATCTAAG GTGGCAGATTTAGAAAAGGAAGTACAAAAGCAAGCAGAACTAAGAGTAATGTACAGGAAAAGAATGGAAAGGACACAAGACTACTTGAGATATTGCCTTCAAATAGCACAAGAGAATGGAATGTTGGACCTTATTGTTAAACAACCTCCTCTCTCTGATGCTTTAAGCTCATCCTCCATTATTGCAAGCCCTCAAGTTCAAATCCCCACTACTACTACCACTACTCATCTTGCTCGTATCATAGATCAAGCCAAAATCAATGGATGGTATATTGATCCTATTGAG ATTGAGTTGCAAGAGAAAATTGGGGAAGGAAGCACCGCAGACATATACAAGGGAAGATGGCGAGGATTTCAAGTGGCAGTGAAATGCATATCGCCAGAGTTCTTCCACACAaaccaaaacggcgtcgttttcttCGTTCAAGAACTCGAAACCCTCTCCAAACAACGCCATAGATTTGTTCTTCAGCTAATGGGTGCGTGCTTGGACCCTCCCCAACAAGCATGGATTGTAACCGAGTACTTAACCACGAATCTAAAAGAGTATCTGCATGGGCCTGGCAATACAAGAAGCAAAGAGAGAGTGGTGCCACTCTCACCCTTTAGAGAGAGGATTGTCATGGCATTGGAGATTGCACAAGCCATGCAATATTTGCATCGCCAGAACCCTAAGATTATTCACCGTGATCTCAAAcctagtaatatttttttagacgATGCGTTGCATGTTAGGGTTGCGGATTTCGGTCATGCCAGATTCTTAGGCGATCAGGAGATGGCTCTCACTGGAGAAACAG GAACATATGTGTACATGGCACCAGAGGTGATCCGATGTGAACCTTACAATGAAAAATGTGATGTATACAGTTTTGGAATCATACTCAATGAGCTTCTAACTGGAAACCATCCATACATTGAGACAGAATATGGTCCCACCAAG ATTGCAATGGGAGTTGTGGAGGATAAGCTGAGGCCAATGCTTCCATGTGATGATGATTCTAACCTAATGGAAGACCTAATTGACCTTATTAACCTTTGCTGGCATGCAAACCCATCAACAAGACCATCTTTTGAAGCTATCACACGTACCCTTGAAATTTATGTGAAGAAGCTCTATCAAACTATATCaactctttaa
- the LOC112697639 gene encoding thermospermine synthase ACAULIS5, with the protein MGEAPQLLYVNGFSKFCHETQQTHGNGILHNNNNNHHEFSRFGPENQQNGSNGNYDSSSWYEEVIDDDLKWSFKLNRVLHKGVSKYQDIALLDTKRFGKALMIDGKMQSAESDEFIYHECLIHPSLLCHPNPKKVFIMGGGEGSAAREALKHKTIDKVVMCDIDQEVVDFCRKYLTVNRETFYHRKLDLVINDAKAELEKRKEKYDVIVGDLADPLEDGPCYQLYTKSFYEKILKPKLNDHGIFVTQAGPAGIFTHKEVFTSIYNTIKQVFNYVMVYSTHVPSFADTWGWVMASDEPLSIGAEEMDKRIKARIDGELLYLNGAWFQSAATMNKTVSQSLKNESHVYTEENARFIPGHGVAYRL; encoded by the exons ATGGGTGAGGCTCCTCAACTTCTCTATGTTAatggtttttcaaaattttgccaTGAAACTCAACAAACCCATGGCAATGGTAttcttcataataataataataaccaccATGAATTCTCAAGGTTTGGCCCTGAAAATCAACAGAATGGAAGTAATGGTAACTATGATTCCTCATCATGGTATGAGGAAGTCATTGATGATGATCTCAAATGGTCCTTCAAACTCAATAG GGTCCTCCACAAAGGGGTTAGCAAGTACCAAGACATAGCTCTTTTGGATACAAAGCGTTTTGGAaag GCTTTGATGATTGATGGAAAGATGCAGAGTGCTGAATCAGATGAGTTTATTTATCATGAATGCTTGATTCATCCCTCCCTTTTATGCCACCCCAA CCCCAAAAAGGTGTTTATTATGGGAGGAGGTGAAGGTTCTGCTGCTAGGGAAGCTCTCAAACATAAGACAATAGACAAAGTTGTCATGTGCGACATAGACCAG GAGGTGGTAGATTTCTGTAGGAAATATTTGACTGTGAATAGGGAGACATTTTATCACAGGAAGCTTGACCTTGTCATCAATGATGCCAA GGCTGAGTTGGAGAAGAGAAAGGAAAAGTATGATGTGATTGTTGGAGATTTGGCTGACCCACTTGAAGATGGGCCTTGCTATCAACTCTACACCAAATCCTTTTATGAGAAAATCTTGAAGCCCAAGCTCAATGATCATGGCATTTTTGTCACCcag GCTGGACCAGCAGGTATATTCACACACAAGGAGGTCTTCACTTCCATATATAACACAATCAAACAGGTCTTCAACT ATGTGATGGTATATTCCACTCATGTACCATCTTTTGCTGATACATGGGGATGGGTTATG GCTTCTGATGAACCATTATCAATTGGTGCTGAGGAAATGGACAAAAGAATCAAAGCAAGGATAGATGGAGAATTGCTTTATCTAAATGGTGCTTGGTTCCAATCAGCTGCTACCATGAATAAGACTGTTTCACAATC GTTGAAGAACGAAAGTCACGTGTACACAGAAGAAAATGCTAGATTTATTCCTGGGCATGGTGTGGCTTATCGTCTCTAA
- the LOC112697638 gene encoding protein BIG GRAIN 1-like B, which translates to MKNNTLTDHEHYHHSTRFLHNPSFSSTLLDQIYRSIDQSEQHNYTNTPNHMNTFFTQTTSRTEKNKKQETSTRSTSRDYDNDVTCFSSTSLSSDSSSSSSSSAGFSSSDTESTRPSRTRSSSSCFLPLRPVKTSVSLRDEEKGDDNRRKFHSFRHDFKTELGALIGGDRGEDDYESLSMKSKSRALKIYNNLKKVKQPISPGAKITSFLNSIFTTSKKTKCTNHDIKNIYQNRLHESNDSYKNVDNDAKKPKSIQTSLPSTCSFSRSCLSKTGRLHRPNDIPEEEREAKLVQTSTHSSLSSSKSCLSKTLTSEREKLRNGAKRTVRFYPVSVIVGEEGINNKVATKTWKNSTNVEKSKVVKEAAREFLEEYHKNKNKNNLVSEALMDLHKNNNSKINNANEDDEHDNDDDDDVASCASSDLFELDHLAELPVYETTHVSTNRAIANGLAV; encoded by the coding sequence ATGAAGAACAACACACTCACAGATCATGAACACTACCACCATAGCACCAGATTCCTTCACAATCCTTCTTTCTCTTCAACCCTCCTTGACCAAATCTACCGTTCCATTGACCAATCCGAACAACACAATTACACAAATACCCCCAATCACATGAACACCTTCTTCACACAAACAACTTCAAGAACAGAGAAGAACAAGAAACAGGAAACATCAACAAGAAGCACGTCACGTGACTATGACAATGACGTCACGTGCTTCAGTTCCACGTCACTTTCCTCCGATTCCAGctcgtcctcttcttcttccgCGGGATTCTCATCCTCCGACACGGAGTCAACAAGGCCGTCAAGGACGCGCTCGTCCTCATCGTGCTTCTTGCCTCTGAGGCCGGTGAAGACCAGCGTGTCCTTGAGGGACGAGGAGAAAGGAGACGATAATCGTCGAAAGTTCCACAGCTTTCGCCACGATTTCAAAACCGAATTAGGCGCTCTAATCGGCGGCGATCGTGGCGAAGATGATTACGAATCATTGTCCATGAAATCCAAGTCAAGAGCGTTGAAGATCTATAACAATCTCAAGAAGGTGAAGCAACCGATTTCACCCGGTGCTAAGATCACTAGCTTTCTCAACTCGATCTTCACTACTTCCAAGAAAACAAAGTGCACCAACCATGACATAAAGAATATTTATCAGAATCgattacatgaatcaaacgacagTTATAAAAACGTGGACAACGATGCAAAAAAGCCAAAGTCAATTCAAACTTCATTGCCTTCTACTTGTTCATTTTCGAGGTCTTGTTTGAGTAAAACTGGTCGGCTACATAGACCAAACGACATTCCAGAGGAAGAAAGAGAAGCCAAGTTAGTTCAAACTTCAACacattcttctctttcttcttctaaatCTTGTTTGAGCAAGACTCTAACTTCCGAAAGGGAAAAGCTTCGCAACGGGGCGAAAAGAACGGTTCGATTCTACCCCGTGAGCGTGATTGTGGGTGAAGAAGGAATCAATAATAAAGTTGCCACAAAAACATGGAAGAATAGCACCAACGTAGAGAAGAGCAAGGTGGTGAAAGAAGCTGCAAGGGAGTTCTTGGAAGAGTaccacaagaacaagaacaagaacaatttGGTTTCAGAAGCTTTAATGGATttgcataaaaataataatagcaaaataaataatGCAAATGAAGATGATGAACACGACAACGACGATGACGATGACGTGGCAAGTTGTGCAAGTTCGGATCTGTTTGAGCTTGATCATTTGGCTGAGCTTCCTGTGTATGAAACAACTCATGTTAGCACTAATCGTGCCATTGCTAATGGTCTTGCTGTGTAG